A genomic region of Cyprinus carpio isolate SPL01 chromosome B13, ASM1834038v1, whole genome shotgun sequence contains the following coding sequences:
- the LOC109073047 gene encoding KH domain-containing, RNA-binding, signal transduction-associated protein 1-like, whose protein sequence is MDINNSNAKRKNSAGDSKYLPELLAEKDSLDSSFTHAMKLLSAEIERVQKGEPKKESETYLDLFTAKNVRVKERVLIPVKQYPRFNFVGKILGPQGSTIKRLQEDTGAKISVLGKGSMRDKNKEEELRKGGDPKYAHLAMELHVHIEVFAPIPDCYLRMAHAMDEVKKFLMPVEGLEEMHPDAFMDPGFLNGSQDIHGPGRGLPHGRGRGGPPPPMGPRGRGMPPRGAPRGGAPRGGPGRGAAARGAPAGRGGPPSQTPARGGTAARSRPPASTQRMTPATALSHQQHPAKPETYGEYAYEEPYAEPSYEGYESYYSQPAPQQDTEYYDYGHGEAQETYESYTEDDWEGGAWGGAGGKAPAARQGKTFREHPYGRY, encoded by the exons ATGGATATTAATAACAGCAACGCCAAGCGTAAGAACAGCGCCGGAGACAGTAAATATCTGCCGGAGTTACTGGCGGAGAAAGACAGCCTGGACTCCTCTTTCACGCACGCCATGAAGCTCCTCTCTGCGG AGATTGAAAGGGTCCAGAAAGGTGAGCCTAAAAAAGAATCTGAGACGTATCTGGATCTGTTTACCGCCAAGAACGTGAGGGTGAAAGAGAGAGTGCTCATTCCTGTAAAACAATACCCTCGG TTCAATTTTGTGGGAAAGATTCTGGGGCCGCAGGGCAGCACCATCAAACGTCTGCAGGAGGACACCGGCGCAAAGATCTCAGTGCTGGGCAAAGGATCCATGAGAGATAAGAACAAG GAAGAGGAGCTGAGGAAGGGTGGAGATCCGAAGTATGCACACTTGGCCATGGAGCTGCACGTGCACATCGAGGTTTTTGCTCCAATTCCGGATTGTTATCTGCGTATGGCTCATGCCATGGATGAGGTCAAGAAGTTCCTAATGCCT GTGGAAGGGCTTGAGGAGATGCACCCGGATGCATTCATGGATCCAGGGTTTCTGAACGGCTCTCAGGATATTCATGGCCCTGGCAGAGGTCTCCCTCATGGCCGAGGCCGTGGTGGCCCACCACCCCCAATGGGACCTAG GGGTCGTGGTATGCCGCCTCGTGGAGCACCACGTGGAGGAGCACCAAGAGGAGGTCCAGGGCGTGGAGCTGCAGCGAGGGGGGCCCCCGCCGGAAGAGGTGGTCCTCCATCCCAAACACCAGCCAGAGGAGGCACAGCCGCTCGCTCAAGACCACCAGCCTCGACTCAGAGGATGACACCAGCAACCGCTCTCTCCCACCAACAGCACCCAGCCAAACCTGAAACCTACGGGGAATAT GCATATGAAGAACCATACGCAGAGCCTTCCTATGAAGGGTATGAGAGCTACTACAGTCAGCCTGCTCCACAGCA agaCACAGAGTATTATGATTACGGTCACGGAGAGGCACAAGAAACTTACGAGTCTTACA CTGAAGATGACTGGGAGGGCGGAGCTTGGGGCGGCGCTGGTGGAAAGGCTCCGGCTGCCCGACAGGGCAAAACGTTTCGGGAACATCCATATGGCAGATACTGA